Proteins from one Prevotella sp. E2-28 genomic window:
- a CDS encoding DUF6850 family outer membrane beta-barrel protein, whose amino-acid sequence MNKKLSIVSLISLVTLLSPDASAQESEYRYDDAMQLWQLTDNAAGLGIDNSRNRGYAEFNVEHRSGDYHRVQEGGQRNQLKFTTERYQKVSMLLLSYGRLQFDIDRTKDRSWCDVMRPYNSNPFFSGSSINGKYDTQDFDLTAAISTIPIPLSSNQMDREMTLGIKLDYKVGDLSRLRDPRSRSELLDYQLTPAVTYTVGNHTLGLNGHYARRKEKIPGMVTVQDDPNLSYYLMSGMESATGIIGGYKGFSREWVNHEFGAELNYNYRHDALNSLTSASISRGTEDAWGQYKYEPGKYTTYIYKVSSYNRIKNGTLLHQLDLNMNFTQGYADEYRQQLIQEKDAEKGYTSYHYETQIEFKKRYQVKTTDASFRYRCSWLDEEAISGYAGLRFSMQNVSNEHLLPLSDFNYDHFNLQLEGGKAFFGKRLWIDLSGTYHFAKNVELNLADPTSDYALNVWLSDQAYYKANYWQGHAEVKYAFPLTIKKQPTQWYAKAYGDLLKTNNQMDRKTIGIAIGIYN is encoded by the coding sequence ATGAATAAGAAATTATCTATAGTTTCACTGATATCACTAGTTACACTGCTTTCACCAGATGCCTCTGCCCAGGAAAGCGAATACCGCTATGATGATGCTATGCAGCTATGGCAACTGACGGACAATGCCGCAGGACTTGGCATTGACAACAGTCGTAACCGCGGTTATGCTGAGTTCAACGTAGAGCATCGCAGCGGCGACTACCACCGCGTACAGGAAGGCGGGCAGCGCAACCAACTAAAGTTCACCACCGAGCGCTACCAGAAGGTCAGTATGCTCCTTTTGAGCTACGGTCGCCTGCAGTTTGATATAGACCGTACAAAAGACCGTTCATGGTGCGACGTGATGCGTCCCTATAACTCGAACCCGTTCTTCAGTGGCAGCAGCATCAACGGAAAATACGACACACAGGACTTTGACCTCACAGCAGCCATCAGCACCATCCCCATTCCTTTGTCAAGCAATCAGATGGACAGGGAGATGACCCTTGGTATTAAGTTGGATTATAAGGTAGGCGATTTAAGTCGCCTGCGCGACCCGCGTTCACGTTCCGAACTGCTGGATTATCAGCTTACGCCTGCCGTCACCTATACCGTTGGCAACCACACGTTAGGCTTAAACGGCCATTACGCCCGACGCAAGGAGAAGATTCCAGGAATGGTCACCGTTCAGGACGATCCCAATCTGTCATATTACCTCATGAGCGGCATGGAGTCAGCTACGGGTATTATCGGTGGCTACAAGGGCTTCAGTCGTGAATGGGTGAATCATGAGTTCGGTGCTGAGTTGAACTATAACTATCGTCACGACGCTCTAAACAGCCTTACATCAGCCAGCATCAGCCGTGGTACCGAGGATGCCTGGGGGCAGTATAAATACGAGCCGGGCAAGTACACCACTTATATATATAAGGTATCATCATACAACCGCATCAAGAATGGTACCCTACTCCATCAGCTCGACCTTAACATGAACTTCACGCAGGGTTATGCCGACGAGTATCGCCAGCAGCTTATTCAGGAGAAGGATGCCGAGAAAGGCTATACCAGTTACCACTACGAGACGCAGATTGAGTTCAAGAAGCGCTATCAGGTGAAGACCACTGATGCCTCTTTCCGTTACCGCTGTTCATGGCTCGATGAAGAGGCTATCTCTGGCTATGCAGGCTTGCGTTTCTCTATGCAGAACGTCAGCAACGAGCACCTACTTCCGCTCTCTGATTTCAATTACGACCACTTCAACCTGCAACTGGAGGGCGGCAAAGCCTTCTTTGGTAAACGTCTGTGGATAGATTTGTCGGGCACTTATCATTTCGCCAAGAACGTGGAACTGAATCTGGCCGACCCCACTTCCGACTATGCCTTGAATGTATGGCTGTCTGATCAGGCCTATTATAAGGCCAACTACTGGCAGGGACATGCAGAAGTGAAATACGCCTTTCCCCTGACTATCAAGAAGCAGCCCACCCAGTGGTATGCAAAGGCTTACGGTGATTTACTCAAGACCAACAACCAGATGGATCGAAAAACCATCGGTATCGCTATTGGAATTTATAACTAA